From Halococcus salsus, one genomic window encodes:
- a CDS encoding winged helix-turn-helix transcriptional regulator, translating to MSSQQVVPTEGPCAVVESLGQIGSQWRLVVLYELLDGEQRFNELKRSTDANARTLSRVLDDLRESGLVERRAETDAPIATYYRLTEKGAALCPVFDEVEAWADDWL from the coding sequence ATGTCATCACAACAGGTCGTCCCGACGGAGGGGCCGTGTGCGGTCGTCGAATCGCTTGGCCAGATCGGTTCGCAGTGGCGACTGGTCGTGCTCTACGAACTCCTCGACGGCGAGCAGCGGTTCAACGAACTCAAGCGCTCGACCGACGCCAACGCCCGCACCCTCTCGCGCGTCCTCGACGACCTCCGGGAGTCCGGGCTGGTCGAGCGCCGCGCCGAGACCGACGCCCCGATCGCGACCTACTACCGCCTCACCGAGAAGGGCGCGGCGCTCTGTCCGGTCTTCGACGAGGTCGAGGCCTGGGCCGACGACTGGCTCTAG
- a CDS encoding DoxX family protein produces the protein MIPLQTGAFDAAGAGVLFLVARILFGGVLAYMGIGHLTNADGLAPYAESKGIPAAGVLVPFSGGQLVLGGLAVVLGVFPTLGAGALLVFLVVSAVTMHDFWAAPDDQRGSELTAFQKNAALAGGALALLALSGVEWPYALGIGLF, from the coding sequence GTGATCCCCCTCCAGACGGGGGCTTTCGACGCGGCGGGGGCCGGCGTGCTGTTTCTGGTCGCCCGGATACTCTTCGGCGGGGTGCTCGCGTACATGGGGATCGGACACCTCACGAACGCCGACGGACTCGCGCCCTACGCGGAGTCGAAGGGCATCCCGGCGGCGGGCGTGCTGGTGCCGTTCTCCGGTGGACAGCTGGTGCTCGGTGGCCTCGCGGTCGTCCTCGGCGTGTTTCCCACGCTCGGTGCGGGCGCGCTCCTCGTGTTCCTGGTCGTCTCGGCCGTCACCATGCACGACTTCTGGGCGGCACCCGACGACCAGCGAGGAAGTGAACTGACCGCCTTCCAGAAGAACGCGGCCCTCGCCGGCGGTGCGCTCGCGCTCCTCGCGCTGAGTGGCGTCGAGTGGCCGTACGCACTCGGTATCGGGCTGTTCTGA